A stretch of DNA from Streptomyces venezuelae:
CTGGGCAGCGGGCTGGCCGAGCTCGCGTACCTCCGGATCGGCTTCCCCACCTGCTGGTGCGTGACGGCTGCCGCCGGCCCGCTGGCGGCGCGGGCGGAGGAGGCGTACCGGCGGGTGTGGCGGGCGGAGACCGGCGCCGGCGAAGTCGACGAGAGCGGCACCGGCCTTGCCGACGCCTGCGCGGGCTGGCTGGTGCGCGGGGACTCGCTGGTGCCGCGGGCCCGCCGGGAGGGTCCCGACCAGCTGGCGCGGATGGTGCGCAGGGACTGGACCTGGGGCACGGCGACGGCCCGCCAGCGGCTGGTGCACCGGCTGGGCGTGGTCGCCGGGATGACCTCGGGCTCGCCGCTGCTCGGCGAGACCTCCGGCCTCTGTACGGCCCTGCGCGCCCGGATGCTGGACCGCTGGCCGGCGCTGCCGCCGGTGCCCGCCGACCGGCCGGGGACGTCTTAGCCCCGGTCGGCCCGGTCAGCCCCGGTCAGCCCCGGACGAGGGACGCCCAGTGCAGCCACAGGGGGAGCAGGAGCAGGGCGGCCACCGAGCTCTTGATCACCAGGGCGGCCGAGAGGTCCACGTCGACCTCGTAGCGCTGGGCGAAGACGAACAGGTTCTGGGGGGTGGGCATGGCAGCGATCAGGACCAGATGGGCCAGCCGGTCGCCGGTGACCCCGAAGAGCCCCCCGCACACGGCCCAGGTGAGCAGCGGGAAGCCCAGGCACTTGAAGGCGATGATGGCCGCCTCCTCCGCCGTGGTGCCGCGCAGGTTCAGCCCCAGTCCGCCGAGGTGCAGGCCGAGGGCGAACAGCGCCACCGGGGAGGCGCTGTCCCCGACGAAGGCGAGACCGTCCAGGACCGTTCCGGGCACCGGCACGGTCAGCAGGTTGAGCAGCAGGCCCGCGTTGCAGGCCAGGACGAGCGGGGTGGCGAGGGAGGCGCCGACGGCCCGCACCACGGCGCGCAGCCCCCGCGCGGCCGTGTCCGGCCCGGTGCCCGGGTGCCGGCGGCCCAGTTCCATCACCGTGATGACGACCAGGGACAGCACGCAGACCTGGAAGAGCAGGACCGGGAACACCGGCGCCGCGGTCCCGAACACCGTGATGAACACGGGCACGGCGAAGTACGCCGTGTTGACCTGCACCGAGGCCATGATCCGCAGGGCCGCCGCGCGGGGGCCGGGGCGGCCGAGCAGCCGGGCCGCCAGGCCGACCACGAGGACGGCCACCCCTGCGGCGGTCGCATAGCCGAGGACCGGCCGCCACCGGAACAGTGCGCCCAGATCGCTCGCGTAGATGCTGCCGAACAGGTAACAAGGGACGGCGAACAGGAAGGCGTAGTCGGCGAAGGCCTTGGAGGTGTCGGCCGGGACCACCTTGCGGCGGGCGAGCACCACTCCCCCGCCGAAGGCCAGGAGCACCGGTATGAGCTTGTCCAACGTCGCCGCCGTCCCCACCCGTTCCGTCCCCGCCCTCCCGGCCGCCGTCCGGCAGGCCGTCCCGGCTGCCGCAGTCCGGACCCTACGCGGGCGCGGTCAAAGATCGTCAAGGCCGGGTGGTGAGCTATGTTGGAAGCGAGTCGCAGGGAGAAGGAGGCACGACGGTGCCATCGGGGCAGCGGGCACGCGCGCAGGCCGCGGCGATCACACCCGGCGGCCAGGCGCCGGAACACGAACGCGCCCCGGCGGACCGGGTGCGGGCCCTGTTCAACGGTCACCGGCTCTCCCCCGGCCAGCGGCGTATCGCCCAGTACCTGATCGACCACCTCACCGAGGCGGCCTTCCTGTCGATCACGGAGCTCGCCGAGCGGGTCGGGGTGAGCCAGCCCTCGGTGACCCGGTTCGCCACCGCGCTCGGGTTCAGCGGCTATCCGGCGCTGCGGGACATGCTCCAGCCGATCGCGCTGAGCGCGGTGGCCGGGACGCCGGAGAGCAGCAAGGAGATCCGCCGCAATGCCCTGCAGGCGGCCGTGGACGCCGAGATCGCCAATCTGGAGAACGTCCGCCGGCTGCTCGCGGACACCGACCAGGTGCTGGACCTCGGCCGCGAGCTGGCCCGGTCGGTGCCGCTGACGGTGCTCGGCCTGCGGATCTCGGTATCGCTGGCGCACTACTTCGCCTATGCCGCCCGGCGCATCCATCCCGATGTACGCCTGATCACCGAGGGCGGCAGCGTGGCCTACGACACGCTGATGCAGGCCCGGGCGGCGGGCGGAACCTGGGTGCTGGCCTTCGCCATGCCCCGGCACTCCAAGGAGACCCTGGCGGCCGTGCAGGCCGCGCGGAGCGCCGGGCTGCGGGTGGCGCTGATCACGGATCTCACCCTGGGGCCGCTGGTGGACGAGGTGGACGTGGCGCTGACCGCCGGAACCGGATCACGGCTGGTTTTCGACTCCTATGCGGCGCCGGGGATCCTGTCCGCGGCCGTGCTCCAGGCCATGGCGGATGCGGACCCGGAACGGACGCAGGCCCGGCTCGAGGGCTATGAGCAGGTCGCCGAGCAGCACGGTTTCTTTCTCTGAGGGCGGTTCCGCACCGGTTTTTCCGTCCCTCCCGGCCCGTTCCGACCGAGGATATTCAGCACCGCACCAGGCATGAAATTTTTCATACCCTTGCCTACTCGACGGTATATATGTTTACTTCAGGCCACACGGACCACACAGGCCGGCGTTCCTCCTCCTCGCGTCGGCTGTTCATGCGCCAGTCGGGCCCTCACATCCCGGACGGCGCCGGCGGCCTCGGTCAACCCCTGGGCCGAGGCCGCCACCCCCTCTCGACCGTTCGACCTCCTTCGGAAGCGACGAGAATGCCTCAGACCGCACAGACGGCACGTATCACGCTCAGCCCGGACTGGCCGCATCAGGTGAAGGCCCCCGGAACGCACGACTGGGAGCGCTCGGCCGCCCGCTGGCTGCGGGATCTGCTGCCCGCCCGCTACTCCGGCTACTCGACCCTCACCCGCCACCCGGTCCTGCTCGCCCGGCACGCCCAGCTCCAGGTGCAGCACGAGATCCGCGCGGTCCGCGTGGCCCTGCACACCAGCCGGCAGGAGCTACCGGCGCTGGGGGTCGCCGAAGCCGTGATCGAGAATGCGATCCGGATGTACGCGGTCGAGGTCGAGCAGCTGAACCGGCTGGCCCGCGGCATACGACTGGTCGGCGAGGCGCTCCAGCGCTGATCCGGCCGCCGGAGCGCCCCACGGGTCAGAACCGGCTGGATCCGGCCACGGGGAACCGCTGCGCTTCGGGCGTGAGCAGCCCCTCGCGGCGGTCCGCACCCGGTGTGGTCCGGCAGGTCACATCGGCGGCGGGCAGCCGGCCGGTGGCCAGATAGGTGTTGACCGGGGCGTTCGCGCAGGAGGCGGGGTCCACCAGGTAGACGCCGTGGCCCTCACCGCCGGCCGCCAGCACCATCCGGGAGCCCTTGAGCGCGCGGTGCAGGCCCTGGCCGCTGACCAGCGGGGTCTGCGAGTCCCATTCGTTCTGCACGGTCAGCACCGGGGCCGCGGTCTTCATCGGGGTGGCCGGCTCCACCGGCCGCTGCCAGAACGCGCACGGCGTGATGTTGGAGGCGAAGTCCCCGTACAGCGGGTACTTCTTCTTGTCCCGCGCCGCATCCCGGGCGTACTGCTCGGGGGAGCGCGGCCAGGCGCCCGTGTCACCGCAGACCACGGCCCAGAAGACGGCCATGCCGTTGTCGGGGGCCGGTCCCGAGGCGGGTCCCTGGACCGGTGTGGGAGCCGGTCCGGGAACCGGTCCGGAGGCGGTTCCAGGTGCCACCGCGGAGGCCGCTGCGGACGCCGGCTTGGGGGCCGGCGTCCGCAGCAGGTCGGGCACGGGCAGGGTGCCCGGCCTGCCCTCGGCCGCCGCCTTCAGGTCGGCCACGGCCCGAGCCGCCGTCTCCGGGTAGAAGAAGATCCCCCGGCCGGCCCGGATGTCGTCGCCGGTCAGCTTCTGCCCCGCATAGTCGATCGGCTCCCGGTCCGCCCGGGCCACCAGGCCCCAGAACGTCCCGGACACCGCCTGCGGGGTGTTCCCGAGGTGGAACTCGCCGTCGCGCTCCGCCGTCCACCGGGTCCAGCGGGCGAAGGCCGGCTCGGCCTCGGTGGCCCACACCTGGATCATGCCGCGCCAGATGCGCTGCGGGTCCACCCCGCTGTCGAGCACGAAGCGGTCGGTGCGGTGCGGGAACATCTGCGTGTAGACGGCGCCGAGGTAGGTCCCGTAGGAGTATCCGAGGTAGGAGATCTTCCGCTCGCCCAGCACCGCGCGGATGGCGTCCATGTCACGGGCGGTGTTCCGGGTGGTGATGTGCGGGAGTACCGCACCGGCCTTGGCACGGCACTTGTCCGTGACGGTGCGCGCCCAGGCCACGTCGGACCGGTGGGTCTCCGGCCGGTACGGCCGGTCGAAGTTCTGCTCGGCCTCGCTCAGTCCGCAGCTGATCGGGCTGCTGGCGCCGACCCCGCGTGGGTCGAAGCCGATGAGGTCGTACCGGTCGCGCACCTCCTTGGGCATCGCCTCGTGCATCATCAGCGGCAGGTCGAGCCCCGCACCGCCCGGGCCGCCCGGATTGAGCAGCAGCACCCCGTGCCGCCGGTCCGGGTTCTCGCTCTTGATCCGGGAGACGGCGAGGTCGATGGTGCGGCCCCGGGGGCGCTGGTAGTCGAGCGGGACCTTGACGGTGGCGCATTCGTAGGCCGCCGGCTGGTCGTCACTACAGCGGTGCCAGGCGGGCGGGCGCTGCGGGCGGTAGGCCTCCGCCGGATCGGCGGAGGCCTGGGTCGCGGAGAGCAGCGGAACGGTGGTGGCGGCGAGGCCGGCGGCGGCGAACAGGGTGCCGAGGCGTTTCAGGCGCACGAAGTTCCCTTTCCTTCCCTGGAGTTGGGTCCGCGCCTCACCCTGTTGCACCCGGCGTCCGGGCGAATCATTCCGGAGGGTCGATCCGTGTACTCCTCACGAACGACCCCAAATCCGGACGACTGGCCGACACGCCGACGGCACACCGACGCCCCCCGGGCACGACAACACCCCCGGTCCGCGGGCGGGTCCGGGGGTGTGCGGTGTGGCGGTGTGCGGTGCGTGCCGCAGCGCCGTCAGGCGATGGAGGCCGAGACGATGGCCGCGACCGCGATGTTGCAGGAGGCCGTCACCCAGACCGCGGGGTGCGGCTGCGGGTCGACCACTATGGCGCCGAGCTTGCCGGGGGTCACCAGGTCCACGACCAGGAAGGCCACGGCCATCAGGACGAGGCCGAGGATGCCGAAGGCGGCCGTGGAGGCCAGGCCCTTGCCGAAGTCGTCGTAGGTGGTCCAGATGGAGGTGAAGACGATGCCGCCGATGCCGATCAGCGCCGAGCTCAGCATGACGGCCGCGTTCCGGTTGCGGTCCTCCCAGATCTGCCGGCCGAGCTTCCCGGGCGTCAGCACGTCCACCAGGACGATGCCGAGGATCAGCAGCACCAGGCCGAGGGCACCGTAGGCAGAGGTGCGGCCAAGTCCGTTGATGATGTCGCTCATTGAGAAGCCTGTCTCCGGAGGTGGTGGGGCGGGTGAGGATGGGAAGCTGAATCTATCGCACGGATGGCGTAAAGCCGATGGCCGGGGAGGGTGCATGGTGCGGATCCGGGGGGCGCGGGCGGCGGAGGCCGAGGCATTGTCTGCGCTGGTCATGCGCTCGAAGGCGCACTGGGGGTACGACCCGGCCTTCCTGGCCGCCTGCGCCGGGGAGCTGCGGATCCGCGCCGAGGACACCGAAGCCCGGCGGATCACCGTCGCCGAGGCCCCGGACGGGGCCGTGCTGGGAGTGGCCTCGCTGGAGGGCGGCCCCGCTGAGGCCGTGCTCGGACTGCTGTTCGTGGCACCGGAGGCGCTCGGCCGGGGGGTGGGGCGGGCCCTGTACCGGGAAGTGCTGCGGCGGGCGCGGGAGCTCGGCATCGAACGGCTGGTGATCGATGCCGACCCGCATGCGGTGGGCTTCTACCGGGCCATGGGCGCGGTGTGCGAGAAGGACCCGGGGCCGGGGGTGCCAGTGGCCGATACCTCGGGCGGACTCGTCCGGTTTTCGGTGGAGTTGCCCCGTCCGGCGGATTGGGTGGCGGCCTGGACCGGTGGCCGGCCGGCCGTGCACGTGGGCAATGTCGCCGAGTTCAACGCGCAGTTCCGGGACTCCTCACTGGACCCGGTCCAGAGCGCCGCGCACCACTACGCCTGCCTGGCCGCCTTCTACAGCCCGCTCCCGGCCGCGCTGGTACTCCCCCGGCCGGCCCCGCCCGGCTGGCTGGAGCTGCTGGCCCGGCGGCTGGACTGGCCGGCGGTGGAGCTGTACGACGGGGTGGCGGTACCGGGTGCGGGTGCGGACCCCGGGACGGGCGCGGGTGCGGCGGGCGGCGGGCCCGAGGTGTCGGCGGCCGTGCTGGCCCGGCCGGCGCTGGCCGGGCGGCTGCACGCGCTCGGGCTGCCGCTCGTACCGTGGGGGCAGACCGAGGCGTTCGGCCGGCTGTCCGGGCGCCCGCTGCCCGCGGGCGCGCTGCGCCACGAGTCCAAGGCGGCCTCCCACCGGCTGTTCTGCGATCTGGCCGGGACCGGCCGGCACCCGCAGATCGCGGTACCGGCCCAGTGGTACGCGCGGACCAGGGGGGCGGCGGCCCGGCTGCTGGCGCGGCGGGCCCGGGCCGGGCTGACCACGGTGCTGAAGTCGGAACACGGGGTCGGCGGCTCCGGGACCCTG
This window harbors:
- a CDS encoding AEC family transporter, producing the protein MDKLIPVLLAFGGGVVLARRKVVPADTSKAFADYAFLFAVPCYLFGSIYASDLGALFRWRPVLGYATAAGVAVLVVGLAARLLGRPGPRAAALRIMASVQVNTAYFAVPVFITVFGTAAPVFPVLLFQVCVLSLVVITVMELGRRHPGTGPDTAARGLRAVVRAVGASLATPLVLACNAGLLLNLLTVPVPGTVLDGLAFVGDSASPVALFALGLHLGGLGLNLRGTTAEEAAIIAFKCLGFPLLTWAVCGGLFGVTGDRLAHLVLIAAMPTPQNLFVFAQRYEVDVDLSAALVIKSSVAALLLLPLWLHWASLVRG
- a CDS encoding MurR/RpiR family transcriptional regulator → MPSGQRARAQAAAITPGGQAPEHERAPADRVRALFNGHRLSPGQRRIAQYLIDHLTEAAFLSITELAERVGVSQPSVTRFATALGFSGYPALRDMLQPIALSAVAGTPESSKEIRRNALQAAVDAEIANLENVRRLLADTDQVLDLGRELARSVPLTVLGLRISVSLAHYFAYAARRIHPDVRLITEGGSVAYDTLMQARAAGGTWVLAFAMPRHSKETLAAVQAARSAGLRVALITDLTLGPLVDEVDVALTAGTGSRLVFDSYAAPGILSAAVLQAMADADPERTQARLEGYEQVAEQHGFFL
- a CDS encoding alpha/beta hydrolase, which encodes MRLKRLGTLFAAAGLAATTVPLLSATQASADPAEAYRPQRPPAWHRCSDDQPAAYECATVKVPLDYQRPRGRTIDLAVSRIKSENPDRRHGVLLLNPGGPGGAGLDLPLMMHEAMPKEVRDRYDLIGFDPRGVGASSPISCGLSEAEQNFDRPYRPETHRSDVAWARTVTDKCRAKAGAVLPHITTRNTARDMDAIRAVLGERKISYLGYSYGTYLGAVYTQMFPHRTDRFVLDSGVDPQRIWRGMIQVWATEAEPAFARWTRWTAERDGEFHLGNTPQAVSGTFWGLVARADREPIDYAGQKLTGDDIRAGRGIFFYPETAARAVADLKAAAEGRPGTLPVPDLLRTPAPKPASAAASAVAPGTASGPVPGPAPTPVQGPASGPAPDNGMAVFWAVVCGDTGAWPRSPEQYARDAARDKKKYPLYGDFASNITPCAFWQRPVEPATPMKTAAPVLTVQNEWDSQTPLVSGQGLHRALKGSRMVLAAGGEGHGVYLVDPASCANAPVNTYLATGRLPAADVTCRTTPGADRREGLLTPEAQRFPVAGSSRF
- a CDS encoding DUF350 domain-containing protein, which produces MSDIINGLGRTSAYGALGLVLLILGIVLVDVLTPGKLGRQIWEDRNRNAAVMLSSALIGIGGIVFTSIWTTYDDFGKGLASTAAFGILGLVLMAVAFLVVDLVTPGKLGAIVVDPQPHPAVWVTASCNIAVAAIVSASIA
- a CDS encoding GNAT family N-acetyltransferase; its protein translation is MVRIRGARAAEAEALSALVMRSKAHWGYDPAFLAACAGELRIRAEDTEARRITVAEAPDGAVLGVASLEGGPAEAVLGLLFVAPEALGRGVGRALYREVLRRARELGIERLVIDADPHAVGFYRAMGAVCEKDPGPGVPVADTSGGLVRFSVELPRPADWVAAWTGGRPAVHVGNVAEFNAQFRDSSLDPVQSAAHHYACLAAFYSPLPAALVLPRPAPPGWLELLARRLDWPAVELYDGVAVPGAGADPGTGAGAAGGGPEVSAAVLARPALAGRLHALGLPLVPWGQTEAFGRLSGRPLPAGALRHESKAASHRLFCDLAGTGRHPQIAVPAQWYARTRGAAARLLARRARAGLTTVLKSEHGVGGSGTLVVTARQVRESGGARAMLRRLPRGPQLVEEYVEHAEDAEDAASRTDGAAGTVRDLTYDGFVDGEGRVWEAGAAVMEVAGTGYAGATVGPGVVPPAVEGPLLRFGRAVGAELAAAGYRGWFDVDFVADGAGLLAPTETNLRLTGPSIAFMAAARLDEVRGGRHLVRIMDRVELGARLPDAQLTGFLRDLDRGCAELGAVFLPAIPTAAFEPAPFLGVLVAAHTAAALDAAAELVREEARLLGAMFEAE